The Sulfitobacter sp. S223 genome has a window encoding:
- a CDS encoding dihydroneopterin aldolase: protein MSSETRLAFAHPSERAAATSTTDALDRISVRDHTVEVEIGAFQAERGVRQRICFNIVVEVQPLSGPIDDDVDRILSYDRVTEAIQAELAVERLALLETLAERVAERILLEPQAMRVFVRIEKLDRGPGALGVEIVRARDGAPPAEVAPGEAPHPELVFLGNAAIASAHLKGWLDQLHAQGRPLVLCVGASDVPAPQVDHKMAQRRIDLLAIEQNAWVLAARDDRCVVVETRTELDWAMKNGQTCVWAPSKIVLDSVDTPSAQPRDAVALAAWFAATFEAREMIVIGADVPQEACVPLRAVSLDSATL, encoded by the coding sequence ATGTCATCCGAAACCCGCCTTGCCTTCGCCCATCCATCCGAACGGGCGGCAGCAACTTCAACGACCGATGCGCTGGACCGTATTTCGGTCCGCGATCATACCGTGGAAGTCGAAATCGGCGCCTTTCAGGCCGAGCGGGGGGTGCGGCAACGCATCTGTTTCAACATCGTCGTCGAAGTGCAGCCTCTTAGTGGGCCGATTGATGATGATGTGGATCGAATCCTTTCTTACGATCGTGTGACAGAGGCCATTCAAGCCGAGCTCGCGGTTGAACGTCTGGCTTTGTTAGAGACATTGGCGGAGCGTGTGGCAGAGCGGATTCTGCTGGAGCCGCAAGCGATGCGCGTCTTTGTCCGTATCGAAAAGCTGGACCGCGGGCCAGGTGCATTGGGGGTCGAGATTGTGCGCGCCCGTGACGGCGCCCCGCCCGCAGAAGTGGCACCCGGCGAAGCACCTCATCCTGAATTGGTCTTTCTCGGCAATGCAGCGATTGCTTCGGCTCACCTGAAGGGCTGGCTTGATCAGTTGCACGCACAGGGGCGCCCTTTGGTTCTATGTGTCGGTGCGTCAGATGTACCCGCGCCACAGGTTGATCATAAGATGGCGCAACGCCGGATTGATCTGCTGGCGATCGAACAGAATGCATGGGTGCTGGCCGCACGCGATGACCGCTGTGTGGTCGTTGAGACCCGGACCGAGCTCGACTGGGCAATGAAAAATGGACAAACCTGCGTCTGGGCACCGTCCAAAATTGTGCTCGACAGTGTGGATACGCCTTCGGCGCAGCCGCGCGATGCCGTAGCGCTTGCGGCTTGGTTCGCAGCGACGTTCGAGGCGCGCGAAATGATTGTAATCGGCGCTGATGTCCCGCAAGAGGCATGCGTCCCATTGCGTGCTGTGTCATTGGATTCCGCGACGCTCTGA
- a CDS encoding Lrp/AsnC family transcriptional regulator — MLDDADRRLLRYWQAEPSLSQGELAERAGMTTGRAVRRIARMQELGIVQGVSAVIDWAALGYAVEVSLRITLDKTQGNAFDAFMAEARKVPEVIELQTFLGRVDVRLSIIARDMAHYQQIYRASILTLPHISEIEALMHVARIKASEGLPL, encoded by the coding sequence ATGCTTGATGATGCGGATCGAAGACTGTTGCGGTACTGGCAGGCAGAGCCGAGCCTAAGCCAGGGAGAGCTGGCTGAGCGCGCAGGTATGACGACGGGGCGTGCCGTACGCCGTATCGCAAGGATGCAAGAGCTGGGGATCGTGCAGGGTGTCAGCGCCGTGATCGACTGGGCCGCGCTTGGGTATGCTGTCGAGGTGTCGCTCAGGATTACGTTGGACAAGACCCAAGGCAACGCTTTTGACGCCTTCATGGCCGAAGCCCGCAAAGTGCCCGAGGTGATCGAATTGCAGACATTTCTGGGACGTGTGGATGTCCGCCTGTCGATCATTGCGCGGGACATGGCGCATTATCAGCAGATCTACCGCGCCTCCATCCTCACACTGCCGCATATATCAGAGATCGAAGCGCTCATGCATGTCGCACGCATCAAAGCAAGCGAGGGTCTGCCGCTATGA
- the folP gene encoding dihydropteroate synthase, which translates to MTKTYFRPIVSCDITRPEGALTLAGGWGWFADVEVLQRGQAPFVIPAKDLPGSAADVLVAPRPQNFQLPRIMGIVNATPDSFSDGGLHAAAEDAVAGGLAMAQAGATILDIGGESTRPGALTVAHDEEIARIVPVIAGVRAAGFGGVISVDTRKASVAAAAIDAGADLVNDVSGFTYDPDLAGVAAQAGVPVCVMHGPDDPATMQNDPRYDDVLLDVYDFLEKRITALESQGIARDHMIVDPGIGFGKTQDHNLALLARLSLFHSLGVPVLLGASRKRFIGTIGNAPQARDRASGSIAVALAAFAQGVQIARVHDVSETAQALALWRACTGGE; encoded by the coding sequence ATGACAAAAACCTATTTTCGACCGATTGTAAGCTGTGACATCACGCGCCCCGAGGGTGCCCTGACCCTTGCGGGCGGATGGGGATGGTTCGCTGATGTTGAGGTATTGCAGCGCGGGCAGGCTCCGTTTGTCATTCCGGCAAAAGATCTGCCGGGCAGCGCAGCAGATGTTCTTGTTGCGCCGCGTCCGCAAAATTTCCAGCTGCCTCGCATCATGGGCATTGTGAATGCAACGCCCGACAGTTTTTCTGACGGGGGGCTGCACGCGGCAGCGGAGGATGCGGTTGCTGGTGGCCTTGCGATGGCGCAGGCTGGTGCGACAATCCTTGATATCGGTGGCGAAAGTACGCGCCCGGGTGCGCTGACGGTGGCGCATGACGAAGAGATAGCGCGCATCGTTCCAGTTATTGCTGGTGTGCGGGCTGCTGGGTTTGGCGGTGTCATCTCGGTTGATACTCGTAAAGCATCTGTGGCCGCTGCGGCAATTGATGCGGGCGCTGATCTGGTGAATGATGTGTCCGGCTTTACCTATGACCCTGACCTTGCTGGTGTGGCCGCGCAGGCTGGTGTGCCGGTATGTGTCATGCACGGGCCGGATGATCCCGCCACAATGCAAAACGACCCGCGCTATGATGACGTATTGCTGGACGTATATGATTTTCTCGAAAAGCGGATCACCGCGCTTGAGAGCCAAGGCATCGCGCGCGATCATATGATCGTCGACCCCGGTATCGGCTTCGGAAAGACCCAAGATCACAATCTGGCCCTGTTGGCTCGGTTAAGCCTGTTTCACAGTCTGGGTGTGCCGGTGTTGTTGGGCGCGTCGCGCAAACGCTTCATCGGCACCATCGGCAATGCACCGCAAGCGCGCGACCGGGCGTCTGGATCAATCGCCGTGGCTCTTGCAGCTTTTGCGCAGGGCGTGCAAATTGCGCGGGTTCACGATGTGTCAGAGACAGCACAGGCGCTTGCCCTTTGGCGAGCGTGCACCGGAGGAGAATGA
- the glmM gene encoding phosphoglucosamine mutase: MTKLFGTDGVRGRANIHPMTAEMALRIGAAVGRYFRREGESAAHRVVIGKDTRLSGYMFENALTAGLTSTGMNVLLLGPVPTPAVGLLTRSMRADLGVMISASHNPAQDNGIKFFGPDGFKLSDQVEAEIEALVAAGVEPTAAPEIGRAKRIDDSRFRYIERVKSSFPRQMRLDGLKVVIDCANGAAHHVAPMTLWELGATVIPVGVSPNGHNINDGCGSTQPQAAAETVVAHGADVGICLDGDADRVILLDENGKIGDGDQFMALMAARWKADERLKGDALVATVMSNLGLEHFLAERGVRLERTNVGDRYVVERMRQGGFNLGGEQSGHIVMTDYATTGDGLMAGMQFLAEMIRAGRPASELMHQFEAVPQLLENVRFAAGQTPLEDAQVQAAIAQAESDLAGGGRLLIRKSGTEPLVRVMAEHEDAGLMQRAVSSVVAAVEDAVKT; this comes from the coding sequence ATGACAAAGCTTTTCGGAACCGATGGTGTGCGAGGACGTGCGAATATCCACCCGATGACCGCAGAAATGGCGCTGCGCATTGGGGCTGCTGTCGGCCGGTATTTCCGCCGCGAAGGTGAATCCGCTGCGCACCGTGTTGTGATCGGCAAGGACACGCGGCTGTCCGGCTATATGTTCGAAAATGCCCTGACGGCGGGTTTGACCTCAACGGGTATGAATGTGCTGCTGTTGGGGCCTGTGCCAACGCCGGCTGTCGGGCTTCTCACCCGTTCCATGCGTGCCGATCTGGGGGTGATGATTTCTGCCAGTCATAATCCCGCGCAGGACAACGGGATCAAGTTTTTCGGGCCGGACGGTTTCAAGTTGTCCGATCAGGTGGAGGCGGAAATCGAAGCGCTGGTCGCCGCCGGAGTGGAGCCGACAGCCGCACCGGAGATCGGCCGCGCCAAACGGATCGACGACAGCCGCTTTCGCTATATCGAACGGGTCAAGTCAAGCTTTCCGCGCCAGATGCGTCTGGACGGGCTGAAAGTGGTGATTGATTGCGCCAACGGTGCCGCGCACCATGTGGCCCCAATGACCCTTTGGGAATTGGGCGCAACAGTGATCCCCGTGGGTGTGTCACCCAACGGGCATAACATCAATGACGGGTGTGGCTCTACCCAGCCGCAGGCAGCGGCTGAGACGGTGGTCGCGCATGGGGCAGATGTGGGTATTTGTCTGGATGGCGATGCGGATCGTGTGATTTTGCTGGATGAGAACGGTAAAATCGGGGACGGGGACCAGTTCATGGCGCTGATGGCAGCCCGTTGGAAGGCCGATGAACGGCTCAAGGGCGACGCGCTGGTTGCGACAGTGATGAGTAATCTCGGGCTAGAGCATTTTCTGGCGGAGCGTGGCGTTCGGTTGGAGCGCACAAATGTCGGGGACCGATATGTCGTTGAACGCATGCGTCAGGGCGGGTTCAATCTGGGCGGAGAGCAGTCAGGCCATATCGTGATGACGGATTACGCCACCACAGGCGACGGGTTGATGGCAGGGATGCAGTTTCTGGCAGAGATGATCCGCGCAGGCAGACCTGCCTCCGAGCTGATGCACCAGTTCGAGGCGGTGCCACAGTTACTGGAGAATGTCCGCTTTGCCGCAGGGCAAACGCCGCTGGAGGATGCGCAAGTGCAAGCCGCGATCGCGCAGGCCGAGAGCGATCTGGCGGGCGGCGGACGCTTGTTAATCCGCAAATCCGGAACAGAGCCTTTGGTGCGGGTCATGGCAGAGCATGAAGATGCAGGCCTGATGCAGCGTGCAGTGAGCAGTGTTGTCGCGGCCGTGGAAGACGCTGTCAAAACCTGA
- a CDS encoding Lrp/AsnC family transcriptional regulator: protein MIELDETDRRLLKTLARDAGQSTGVLGRRLGLSQPATWRRIKGLEEAGVIRSRQLRLDAEKLGFGVTVFLGVKLALRGRVSLDDFERAVTAIPEVQTVEHVLGLYDYRLRVVARDLPDFERVLRRRIMTLPGAGEVEANVLLSEERLAGPL from the coding sequence ATGATTGAGCTGGACGAGACTGATAGGCGGTTGCTGAAGACGCTTGCGCGGGACGCGGGGCAAAGCACCGGCGTTTTGGGGCGTCGGCTGGGGCTTAGCCAGCCGGCCACTTGGCGGCGGATCAAGGGGCTGGAGGAGGCGGGAGTCATCCGGAGCCGCCAGTTGCGTCTGGATGCAGAAAAGCTCGGATTTGGTGTAACGGTGTTTCTCGGGGTCAAGCTGGCCCTGCGCGGTCGGGTGAGTCTTGATGATTTCGAACGCGCGGTCACTGCGATCCCCGAAGTTCAGACTGTGGAGCATGTGCTGGGACTGTATGACTACCGCCTAAGGGTTGTCGCGCGCGATTTGCCGGATTTTGAACGGGTCCTGCGGCGGCGGATTATGACACTGCCTGGGGCAGGGGAGGTTGAGGCGAATGTCTTGCTGAGCGAGGAACGACTAGCCGGTCCTCTTTGA
- a CDS encoding DMT family transporter, with amino-acid sequence MNTSPQITPLSWLMIAILGLTWGGTFMVTEIALAGGMPPFWLAASRIGFAALLMSTIWVFMGRPLFKEKTATADKCNLLVIGGLSSAVPFSLLAWGQQYVTSGFAGVSMAAVALIVLPLAHFTVPGEQMTPRKTVGFLIGFVGVVILIGAQAFQTTGASFETAGRIACVLAASCYAVGSILLRRLPAAHPIGLATVLLIVGAGLTIPIAFIIEGPPPVPSPHILGVLVFLGLVPTAGANFLRVLVVRSAGPVFMSLVNYQVPAWSVILGAIFLGEALPNSLLLAMTLILIGVGLSQYGALRRLFKR; translated from the coding sequence ATGAACACATCCCCCCAAATTACTCCGCTCAGCTGGCTCATGATTGCGATCCTTGGCCTTACATGGGGCGGCACCTTCATGGTGACAGAAATCGCGTTGGCCGGTGGCATGCCGCCGTTCTGGCTGGCAGCCTCTCGTATCGGGTTTGCTGCGTTATTGATGAGCACAATCTGGGTCTTTATGGGCCGGCCTCTCTTTAAAGAGAAAACAGCCACAGCCGATAAATGTAATTTGCTGGTCATCGGCGGTCTTAGTTCTGCTGTCCCCTTTTCGCTGCTGGCGTGGGGGCAGCAATATGTGACGTCGGGATTTGCGGGCGTGTCGATGGCGGCTGTCGCCCTCATTGTCCTGCCGTTAGCCCACTTCACAGTGCCGGGCGAACAAATGACACCGCGCAAGACCGTAGGTTTCCTCATCGGGTTTGTCGGCGTTGTAATCCTGATCGGCGCGCAGGCCTTTCAAACCACTGGCGCTAGCTTTGAAACAGCCGGCCGTATTGCCTGTGTGCTGGCGGCAAGCTGCTATGCGGTCGGGTCAATTCTGTTGCGCCGCTTACCCGCCGCACATCCCATCGGTCTGGCCACAGTGTTGTTGATTGTCGGCGCAGGCCTGACGATTCCCATCGCCTTCATAATAGAAGGCCCCCCGCCCGTTCCATCGCCACATATTCTGGGTGTTCTGGTCTTTCTCGGGCTTGTGCCAACTGCGGGCGCAAACTTCCTGCGGGTGCTTGTAGTTCGCAGCGCGGGGCCTGTATTCATGTCACTGGTCAACTATCAGGTACCGGCTTGGTCTGTGATTTTGGGCGCAATTTTCCTCGGAGAGGCCCTGCCCAACTCTTTGCTTTTAGCAATGACGCTGATCCTGATCGGTGTAGGCCTAAGCCAGTACGGCGCCTTGCGACGGCTCTTCAAACGCTAG
- a CDS encoding pyruvate, phosphate dikinase — MLHLKSKDAAVQNDPDTTLVTQTAPINTVTHGGRAKCLQRLVRLDLPVPRTVALSFMTIERIAQGELPDVSAVMDEFPEDALVCVRPSSQDPDWGGPGAVLNIGMNDARFASFSKTMGEEAAASIYTRFIQSYAINVARLDPDMFDDVEGEGRAALAQTLEAYELETDEKFPQLRSTQLAAVLRSMARAWSGTSARLLRQAKGAPADAGLGLVVQQMIFGVGAGKCGSGVLQLVDSETGAPQVTGRYLSQSQGRDALEGASDALYLTRDPRGPSLEEKLPEAFETLKTYASLMRHRLRAEMQVEFAIDNGVVHILDGVRVSRSSRAAVRIAVTLAEDGIISREEALMRVQPRLLTELLHRQIDPSAKRDIVGKGIAASPGAATGRLVFDSAEAQASAARGESCILVRRETSSEDVRGMHAAKAVLTERGGITSHAAVIGRGIGLPCVVGASSLVFNQRDKTITSKDGRVFHAGDEMTVDGSTGQVLAGAAAMQEAALDDYFKKLMAWATDSADIKVRANADTPQDAQTARNFNAEGIGLCRTEHMFFDRGRLTVMREMIFADTSDGRRAVLERLLPMQREDFTQLFQIMQGTPVCIRLFDPPLHEFLPMDASGQRELAEALGLPRSDVTRRIEAMREYNPMLGLRGVRLGITVPEIYEMQARAIFEAIVDASQNGDSVMAEIMIPLVSARREVELVKTAIDAVAHAVRQERGVDFAYRLGVMVETPRAALRAGEIAPYCSFLSFGTNDLTQMTYGLSRDDAGRFMSDYVQQGVFDEDPFHTLDHDGVGELLTLGAQRGRMAQPDITLSVCGEHGGNPESIAFCRAAGFHYVSCSPFRVPVARLAAAQLAIADKIQ, encoded by the coding sequence ATGCTGCATCTGAAATCGAAGGATGCCGCAGTGCAGAATGATCCAGATACCACCCTTGTGACGCAGACCGCGCCGATTAATACGGTGACCCACGGCGGGCGGGCGAAGTGTTTGCAGCGGCTTGTGCGGTTGGACCTGCCTGTGCCGCGGACAGTGGCACTGTCTTTCATGACGATTGAACGTATCGCGCAGGGCGAATTGCCGGATGTCAGCGCGGTTATGGACGAATTTCCCGAAGATGCGTTGGTGTGTGTGCGCCCCTCCAGTCAGGATCCGGATTGGGGCGGGCCGGGGGCTGTGCTGAACATCGGGATGAACGATGCAAGGTTTGCCAGCTTTAGCAAGACCATGGGCGAAGAAGCAGCCGCCTCGATCTATACACGTTTCATCCAATCTTATGCGATTAATGTCGCCCGTCTCGATCCTGACATGTTTGACGACGTCGAAGGAGAGGGGCGCGCGGCGCTTGCGCAGACGCTTGAGGCCTATGAGCTTGAAACAGATGAGAAATTTCCGCAATTGCGCAGCACTCAGCTCGCAGCGGTTCTGCGTTCGATGGCCCGCGCATGGAGCGGTACATCGGCCCGTTTGCTGAGGCAGGCCAAAGGCGCGCCTGCAGATGCTGGCCTTGGGTTGGTTGTCCAGCAGATGATTTTCGGTGTCGGTGCGGGCAAATGTGGTTCTGGTGTTCTGCAACTGGTGGACAGCGAAACCGGTGCGCCGCAGGTAACGGGCCGCTATCTGAGCCAAAGTCAGGGGCGGGACGCGCTTGAGGGCGCCTCGGACGCGCTGTACCTGACCCGCGATCCACGCGGGCCCTCTTTGGAGGAAAAGCTGCCGGAAGCTTTCGAGACGCTGAAGACCTACGCAAGCCTGATGCGTCACCGGTTGCGCGCCGAGATGCAGGTGGAATTCGCGATCGATAACGGCGTTGTTCACATTCTTGACGGGGTGCGGGTTTCGCGTTCATCCCGCGCGGCCGTTCGTATTGCCGTAACTCTGGCCGAAGATGGCATCATCAGCCGAGAAGAGGCACTGATGCGGGTGCAGCCACGGTTGTTGACTGAGCTGCTGCACCGGCAGATTGATCCGTCGGCAAAGCGTGACATCGTGGGCAAAGGCATCGCAGCCAGCCCGGGCGCTGCAACAGGGCGTCTGGTGTTTGATTCTGCCGAAGCGCAGGCCAGTGCGGCACGCGGAGAGTCCTGCATTCTGGTCAGGCGCGAGACGTCGTCCGAAGACGTGCGTGGCATGCATGCGGCCAAGGCTGTTTTGACTGAACGCGGCGGCATCACAAGCCACGCGGCGGTGATCGGGCGTGGTATTGGTCTGCCCTGTGTTGTGGGCGCTTCCAGTCTGGTCTTCAATCAACGCGATAAAACGATCACGTCGAAAGATGGCCGCGTGTTTCATGCCGGCGACGAGATGACGGTCGACGGCTCCACAGGGCAGGTGCTGGCTGGTGCGGCAGCGATGCAAGAAGCTGCGTTAGATGATTATTTCAAGAAACTGATGGCTTGGGCGACCGATAGTGCCGACATCAAGGTGCGTGCCAACGCCGACACTCCGCAAGACGCGCAAACCGCACGCAACTTCAACGCCGAAGGCATCGGGCTATGCCGGACGGAGCATATGTTCTTTGACCGCGGTCGCCTGACCGTGATGCGCGAGATGATCTTTGCGGATACGTCCGACGGACGCCGCGCTGTGTTGGAACGGTTGCTGCCGATGCAGCGCGAAGACTTTACCCAGCTGTTCCAGATTATGCAGGGCACGCCCGTTTGCATCCGTCTGTTCGATCCGCCCTTGCATGAATTCCTGCCGATGGACGCAAGCGGTCAACGGGAGCTGGCAGAGGCGCTTGGCCTTCCGCGCTCTGATGTGACGCGGCGGATCGAGGCGATGCGTGAATACAATCCGATGCTGGGATTGCGCGGTGTGCGCTTGGGTATCACCGTGCCGGAAATCTACGAGATGCAAGCCCGTGCGATTTTTGAAGCAATCGTTGACGCCAGCCAGAACGGCGATTCCGTCATGGCAGAGATCATGATCCCGCTTGTTTCTGCGCGCCGCGAGGTTGAACTGGTCAAAACGGCCATCGATGCGGTTGCCCATGCCGTGCGCCAGGAGCGTGGCGTGGATTTTGCCTACCGGCTTGGCGTGATGGTCGAGACTCCGCGCGCGGCCTTGCGCGCGGGCGAGATTGCACCCTATTGTTCCTTCCTCAGCTTCGGCACGAACGATCTGACACAGATGACTTATGGTCTGTCGCGCGATGACGCGGGACGCTTTATGTCCGATTATGTACAACAAGGCGTTTTTGACGAAGACCCCTTCCACACATTGGATCACGACGGCGTCGGAGAATTGCTGACCCTCGGCGCACAACGTGGCCGCATGGCCCAGCCGGATATCACGCTTTCGGTTTGTGGAGAGCATGGCGGCAACCCCGAATCGATAGCATTTTGCCGTGCGGCGGGCTTCCATTACGTTTCTTGCTCTCCGTTTCGCGTTCCGGTTGCACGGCTCGCTGCGGCTCAGCTGGCAATCGCCGACAAGATACAGTGA
- a CDS encoding cell wall hydrolase has translation MPEKVTMWSVKNLRSTKFALAACLIAVVPVGAMANSAAQNLARIEARGLASVDVERMASLASPEAVLTPVSAKKGTVPDVVFSRAWLASQPKATGSSEFNCLAEALYFEARGETVKGQFAVAEVIRNRVKSARFPNSYCAVINQGTGKKHQCQFSYTCDGRAEVIAEHAAYARVAKVARATIDGRSPDITNGATFYHTTAVRPSWARKFTNTARFGVHLFYSRGVRTASN, from the coding sequence ATGCCGGAGAAAGTGACCATGTGGTCAGTGAAAAATCTACGATCAACGAAATTCGCCCTTGCTGCTTGTCTGATTGCTGTCGTGCCTGTCGGGGCCATGGCGAACAGCGCGGCCCAGAATCTTGCCAGAATCGAAGCCCGCGGTCTGGCTTCTGTTGATGTTGAACGGATGGCCAGCCTTGCCTCGCCAGAGGCGGTGCTGACACCTGTCTCCGCCAAAAAAGGTACAGTGCCGGATGTTGTCTTTTCCCGCGCGTGGCTTGCAAGCCAACCGAAGGCCACCGGATCGTCCGAGTTCAATTGCCTCGCCGAAGCGCTGTATTTCGAAGCGCGTGGAGAAACTGTCAAAGGTCAGTTTGCCGTAGCCGAAGTGATCCGCAATCGGGTCAAATCCGCTCGGTTCCCGAATTCTTACTGCGCCGTCATCAATCAAGGCACTGGCAAAAAGCACCAGTGCCAGTTCAGCTATACTTGTGATGGGCGTGCCGAAGTGATTGCCGAGCATGCAGCCTATGCCCGCGTAGCCAAAGTTGCGCGTGCCACGATAGATGGCAGATCGCCCGATATCACCAATGGCGCCACCTTCTATCACACCACGGCTGTTCGCCCCAGCTGGGCCCGTAAGTTCACCAACACCGCACGATTTGGCGTGCACCTGTTCTACAGCCGCGGTGTTCGGACAGCCAGCAACTGA
- the ilvC gene encoding ketol-acid reductoisomerase, translating to MRVYYDRDCDVNLIKDAKVAILGYGSQGHAHALNLRDSGAKNLVVALRDGSPSRAKAEGEGLKVMEIAEAAAWADVIMFTMPDELQAETYKKYVHDNIREGAAIAFAHGLNVHFGLIEPKAGVDVIMMAPKGPGHTVRGEYTKGGGVPCLVAVNQNASGKALEIGLSYCSAIGGGRSGIIETDFREECETDLFGEQAVLCGGIVELIRMGFETLVEAGYEPEMAYFECLHETKLIVDLIYEGGIANMDYSISNTAEYGQYVSGPRILPYDETKARMKAVLSDIQTGKFVRDFMLENSVGQPTLKASRRANDEHQIEIVGGKLRDMMPWISAGKMVDKSKN from the coding sequence ATGCGCGTTTATTATGACCGTGACTGCGACGTAAACCTCATCAAGGATGCCAAAGTGGCAATCCTTGGCTACGGCTCACAAGGCCATGCCCACGCTCTCAACCTGCGCGACTCTGGCGCGAAAAACCTTGTTGTCGCTCTGCGCGACGGTTCCCCTTCGCGCGCCAAAGCCGAAGGCGAAGGCCTTAAGGTTATGGAAATCGCCGAAGCGGCCGCTTGGGCCGATGTGATCATGTTCACAATGCCCGATGAGCTTCAGGCAGAGACATACAAAAAATACGTCCATGACAACATCCGCGAAGGCGCTGCCATCGCGTTTGCTCACGGCCTTAACGTACACTTTGGCCTGATTGAGCCAAAAGCAGGCGTTGACGTGATCATGATGGCGCCAAAAGGTCCGGGTCACACTGTGCGTGGCGAATACACCAAAGGCGGCGGCGTGCCTTGCCTTGTTGCTGTGAACCAGAACGCATCCGGTAAAGCGCTGGAAATCGGCCTGTCCTACTGCTCTGCCATCGGTGGCGGTCGCTCCGGCATCATCGAAACAGACTTCCGCGAAGAATGCGAAACCGACCTGTTCGGCGAACAGGCTGTTTTGTGCGGCGGTATTGTTGAATTGATCCGCATGGGCTTTGAGACACTGGTTGAAGCAGGTTACGAGCCTGAAATGGCCTATTTTGAATGCCTGCACGAGACAAAGCTGATTGTTGACCTGATCTATGAAGGCGGCATCGCCAACATGGATTACTCCATCTCCAACACAGCAGAATATGGTCAGTACGTTTCTGGCCCGCGCATCCTCCCTTACGACGAAACAAAAGCCCGCATGAAAGCCGTTCTGAGCGACATTCAAACAGGTAAGTTCGTGCGTGACTTCATGCTGGAAAACAGTGTTGGCCAGCCAACCCTGAAAGCGTCCCGCCGTGCAAACGACGAACACCAGATCGAAATCGTCGGCGGCAAGCTGCGCGACATGATGCCTTGGATTTCCGCAGGCAAAATGGTCGACAAATCAAAGAACTAA